DNA sequence from the Oncorhynchus keta strain PuntledgeMale-10-30-2019 chromosome 1, Oket_V2, whole genome shotgun sequence genome:
CAATGTTAACTCATATAACAGTATCCCTTTTCTGAAGATGTTGCCTGCATTGTATATTTGAAATGTCACTTTATTATGTTGTAATCCAATATATTGAGTTTTTATATTTTGATCACAAAAACAAAACTGAAAAGTGGATTGTACCACAGGATGTAGCCTATAGTTTTTATAGGAGATACAGTTTATTTAGAGTTGATTTAAAACAGAGGAAACTGTTTCCGTTGTTTGGTACACTTATCAGTTCACCTCCAATAAGGCAATGTCCCAAAAACCAAAACACATCTAAAACAGAAAAACAGAGCTTTAATAAACCAGCGCTTCCAAAGCATAAAAAGTGCTTTGTGAGAATAGCCTCTATGTTTCCTTTGCAGGGCACGTTCCTGATTTGAAACGCTTTCTCTTGAGTTGGATGGGGgggtatccatccatccatgccaCCACAGCTTTAAGGCAGTGAAAACTGAGGAGGGACAGGGTAGTGGACAAGGTAGAGATCAGGGTTATCAGAGTTTAGCGGTCCATCATCTGGGCAGATACTCCAGTGGAAGGCCTGTGTGGTTTCTGTCCCGGAGAGCCTGGTCCACGACACGGATCAGCCCGTCTATCAGTCCTCTCATGTCGGGTGTGAAGGGGTCGAAGGTGGGCTGCCGGGCCCCGGAGCGTTTAAAGTGTCCATCCTGGTTGCTCTCGGCACACAGCAGTCTGTCCTCGGTCACTGTGGTGTTGAGGAAGGAGGCGATGGATCGTAGCCGGGGCACCAGCGCTGTCTGGAGTTCCTCGAAGTGGACCACTAGGACCCGTTGGCCGAACCGCAGCCAGTCCAGTACGTGGGATGCCCACCAGGAGGCGTAGCTGCTCACAAACTCAGGCCACTCTACGAGAAGTGTGGGGGTGGGGGCATGTTATTGTGCAGTGCTTTTCAGAAAGAACATCAACTCACACAATgcagacagacccacagacacTCCCCCCTTCAATAAAAAACTAAACACAGCCCCAGAAGGACTCCTACTGGCTGGTGTACTATACTGTACATGATTAATACAAGCTACAATAAAACCCAGATTCCAGGCGGGCTCTGTACCTTTGGTCTTCCAGTGCTGATCAGAGGCGTATCCCAGATGTCCTGCACACTTCCTGTTGAACTCAGCCATGAGGGAACGGTACGGGCTCCTGATCAGCAGGATGACAGAGTCgtacatctctatctctctcctcccactttCATGTGTTTTCACACAGATGGTCCGACCACTCTTCCAGTAATCCTTCTCGCCTTTGAAGCCTACACAACACCAAGACACAGATGCACAAACCATATGGGAAATATTTTGCTTTTATCTTTGGCCATATAAACCAAGCAAGACAGAGGGGTATGGATGATAACTTTCAAATAAAAATCTTGAATTCATTATGGACTGAGGCAAATAGCTGGATCTGCACAACAGATGGCCAAGGACAAAAATGGTTTCCTAATGTGTGGGTGCCCTCTTTCCTATCCAGTGTAAACAtacagtggctgtacagtatagGAGCTGACCTCTGTTGTAAAGGGTCCCATCGAAGTAGTAGCTGCCTGTGTAGTACCCTGTGGCCAACTCTATGAGGTGTCTGACCCAGGTGTTGCCTGCTCCTGGGAAGCTGGAAAGCGCTACCAATGAACTGGACTTCTCTGGTAGGAAATTCTTCTCTGTGCATCTGGAGTCTAGGAGAAAGGAATGTAACATTTTAAGTTAGGATGGGATTTGTAAATAACCTGCTCAGAAGCATACCGAATTGCAGAAGACAAAGTCCAACACAATTTGAGTGATTGATTTGAATTTCCGTGGTGCAAAGTGGAGTTTGATGTCAAGCCAAAGTGGTGCTTAAAATTATTTCACAAGGTTGGCAGTCCTGGATTTGAAGGAAGAATGCTTTTGTGGTTGTTTGACCGTGTTACCTTGGACAGGTGTCTGGTAGACCTGGTAGAAGCGCTGGAGGGTTGATGGTAAGGAAGCTTCAGTGGTGTTGCTCTGTGAACAGTGCTCCTCCTCAGCCGGCTCATGGAGAGTGAAGTCAGGAGTAGCGTAACCACAGAAACAGTCCGGACTCCTCAGCATAGCCAGTGGAAACTCCTAGGCCAGGCAAATTGGATAACACTTTAAACAAACTAAAACGTATAATGGGTATATAGGGCATTCAAAAAGTCTTCATAGGCACATAGTaaatgcttcacaatgtatttTTAAGCAACGTGATACTGCAAAATCCTGGCAATGTTCCCCTAGGGGTCCAACCTTGTTCATGCAGGCCTCTATGCAGGACTGGGAGGTGAGGTTGAGCTGGAGCACATGGACCAGAGATGTAGAGGAGCTGTTCTCAGGCTCTCTGAAGCAGCCGCGGTAACGCACGTTCCTGTCTGCAAACACAGGAGATGTAGTTTGCACAGCTGCAAGTCTCAAGTGAATGCGATGCGATATCAACTTCACCCAATCTCCTGCAGTTCCCCAGCTCTCAAGATTGGACCAGGTCCCTCATACTCACATCTCCTCTGGCCTGGAAGCATATCCTCCACCGTGAATACTGACAGGCGCCCAACACCGCCACAGAGCGAGCCTTTCTCCCCTTTACAGTCCAAGTTACATTCCTTGTCTCTCACACGTAGGCTGGTGATGTGGTTGCCACAGTAACACTCCGACCCATACTCCAGACCAGCAAACTGGTAGCCACTGTAATAAATTACATTCAGATATATATGAACCTCTGGTAACAGTTTACATCAATTCAAAGTATTCACAACACATCCGTAATCTCTAAACAATCTGGTTATTCATAAGAAACGTATTTAATATATTGATTGCCTAAAGAGTCTTCTTTTTAAGAGTAATGTTTTTTCTATAACTATGCTGAACCAGGCGTATAACAtgagaacatacagtatgttaataATGAATTCAACAGCAACGCAAATGCAGCACGCTCTTCAACCCTAGGGGTTAATTAGGAGAGTACCATATGTCTCGCTCCCTTTGCTCTGCTGCACAATTAATACTGACAGAGACTGAAGCAGTCTGCCTGCCTGTCGCTCCCTAGTCCCTCACTGCAGATCACCCTCCCTCCTCAACCCCCCCAACATCTACCCTGAGACCACAAAAATCCTCACCTCCTCTGCTCACACGTCCTTAATTCGGAAGCTTCAAATTCTCAGCCTGGGACAAGCCAGCTAGAGCTCTGCTCCCGCAACTGTAGGTCTGTGCTTACACTCTTTCCCCCAAACCCTCTTCCATTGCTAGTTAATACAAGTCAAGTATCATGGAGCTCCTCGGGGTGAGCATATGCATATGCTATGCTAATTCTATAGTCTGCCTACCTGTGACTGCATTCCAGATACACAGATTCTGTGCAGTTTAATCTGCAGAGATGATAGGATGGGAATGGGGGTTATATAATGTTGATGATATGCTTCTCCTGAGATGTGAAATATTTCCTATGTTATGAAAGATCTGATAATAGTGTGTTGAAGCAGGATGGAGATATATTTACCTCGCTGAGCAGGTATCCTGGCACATGGTGCTGGTCATTTTGCGGAAATCAGTAAATACAGACCCCCTTAAAGCCCGCTCCTTGGAATTATCCAGAAAGCAGCCTATGTAAGAACCTTGACATGagaccaaacaaacaaacatacatgAATCAGCAAAGCATTAGTTACAGGTTAAGTAGTCTGTCATTGTGTTACTTCATTTTGTCAACCACTTTCTCAGGTAGCATCTCCAAAACTTGAGGAGTTGCCACATAGCTAATTTATAGAATACAATACCCCTTCAGAATCTCCACTCTAAATGGCAAAGAATAATTTTTCTCATTTCTAGGATAGGTCGGTAGGTACCTTTGTGAGGCACATTCCTCCTGGGGGTGCTCCTCTCCACCTGTGACATATCCTTCTCCGTCATCAGGCTGTGGAACCAGCGCCGCCGCAGGTGTCGGATCTCCAGATTCCTCGACATGAGCCAGCGTGTTCCAGTCCTGTTGTCCAACGGGCTCCCAGGCTGGTACCCCTGCCCCCTGGCCATGATCCGTGAGCTCCTGTCCCTGTAGCCTCCTACCCTCACGGGTGGCATCCCCAGCTCCAGGGCCCGGGGAGGTGAGGGTATGGAGGGCAGGGATGGCAGTGGAGGGCTGGTGGCCCCTCGCTGGGTCACCACCAGGCTGGCCCGTTGGAGCAGCAGGACGCTCCCGGCCATGATGTAGGCCACACCCAGGAAGAGCAGGAACAGCTGAGCCCTCCGGAGGAAACGCTGGAGTCTGTAGAGGGGCTTGGCCATCGATCCCCTCTTTATCTCAGCCTGCCGCTGGCTCCAAACATATACAGAGCTCTGGTGTAAAGCATTCTATCCCAGTATCATACCCCCTTGTCTACTCATCTCAGCAAAACAATTATTGTGATCTACAATAATTTTCAGAACGAGAGGAACAGGAATCAGGAGTTGGTAGACCCTACTGGTCAAATGTCCTTAGATGTACCTCGACCTTGAGCCGCTTGAGCAAGAGGTTCCACTCCATAGCTTGTTGATGTAAGACAGAACCTCTCGAGTCAGGCTGATTCAGCCCACCTCCTCCAGAGCCAATGGAAGGCAGTCTGAATAGGGTCAAGGCTCAGCTTTCTCGTCTAGATGAAACTACAGAAAGGAGACACAGGAGAAATATTGTATTATTGAGGCAGAGTGATTATGGTTGTATACGTCTCTATTataaaggagaggaggtgagCCTAAGTCAGTCACCATTTCCTCCTCTACAAGATGGCAAACTATAAGTTCTATGTCTACAATATGTAGTTGGCATGCATGACACAAAACCAATTGCCTGAATGGTCTCCACACTAGATCCTGCTCTTGTCAGAGTAACCTCTGACCTTCATCTCAGACTCAGGTTTGGAACACGGCCCAGTTCTAAACAAAGGCTTGAGATGCGATGGCATTCTTTCTTGCCAACACAAAGCGAGACCAGAGTGGAATGAAAATAAGCTTAGAGAAAGAGTTTATAGAATAACTATCAGATGCAAGTTTTCCTTCACAAAAATGACAGCTTCAGTATCGTTAGCTAGTGATTAAATTACAGTCTTTAACCACAATGAGCGATTCATTGTGTCATCATCTAATTTGTCAGTTTCTGACAGGAACCAACAGTGAGGTCAACACATCTTGCTCAGTCAGCCTTTTAACCCCCTCCCTTTCAGCAATAACATACTTGTTTTTGCAGAAAGCAGATTGCACTTGTCAATCTCAACTGGGCAGTACAAGACAGAGGTAATGCCAGTTTTTCTCATCACCTACTGAGTTGTGGGTAGCCTCTTCCCTTTTGAAGATATATAAAAAATAGGACCCCTACAGTTATGAAGCTGAGCTTTTCACTAATGAATGTAGATCATTGCTCAAACAACACACAGTTTAACCAGGACTGTGTGTATGGCATTAACCATTTTGGGTTATGCTAGTACAGATATCAGATGATTAAATACATTAATCACATGCAAAACAGGCTACTTTTAAATGGAGAATAAACATTAGAGACCAGCTTCAAGAATTATGGGAAGGCTGGCAATAAAGCACTGCCGTGACTAAGAGAGCCTGTACAAACAGATACATTTATCTGTCCAAAAACCTGCCAAATCTCTTAAGTTTCAGGACAAGACAAATCTCTTGCAGAGTCAGATAAATCTCTTGAATATTCATCCAAATTCATATCCTGATATGCCAGGCAGAGCTCCTTCTTACACGTTTTCTGTGTTTGTGAGTTTTGCCTCAGAACAACTACCTTGCCCCAGGCAAGCACCGAGGTACTTCTTTAGTTGTTGTCCTTtgtttttcttttcattttcATTATTTCCGTTGCTCCTTACTTCCTGGAACCCAAGGACTGTCTTCAGGTGCAGTACAGACAAGTTGATGATCATAAACATAGTTAAGCTCCAGAGTAAGCTCCCTTTCCTATGCTTTAGCCTACCTTCACATCTTAGACTATCTTGCACATTTTGCCAGTTttaatcatttgtttttccaatTAAAAAACCTTACTGTGGCATTTCTGCACATATTTTTTTGTGACCGaatgtgtattttattttattttatataaagCAGGAGTATGAGACCAAGAACAGGAGTTATTTATATGTATACATTTCTGTAAATTCTGACCCAGATTTTAGGGTGTGAGCTGAGAGTATGCTAAGCCAAGGACAGCCTCTCCATGCGTGACCTGTGTGGAATACACTCAGCCACTCCTGAGAGTGGTCCAGGGCCGGCACTTACCAATACTTTAAGAGCCAGCCAGCAAGGGATATTAATATTTTGTTAGGGAATGGACCTGTCTTGGGTTATTTACACTTTGTGTTGCATTTCCATTGGCCAAGCCATAAACCAGCCACAGTCACTAAAAACCGCTCAATAAATGGCTGCTAAAATGATCACAAAAGCCAGATCCTGGACAGTATTTTATTGACTACTGAAATCAAATGGATGCATGTGTAAAGATTGAGGAGCTGCACCAAGCTCTGCTGCTGCAAGACTGTATTTATTGAAGAACATCTGGTTATGCCTACAGTGTGTTTAGCCAGTGATTTGCAGAAAGTGTTTAACTGCAGTTACAGAATGTTTTGTTGTAATATTtttcttcatctctctgtagctgAAAATGTATGGTatggggcctcctgagtggcgcagtggtccaaggcactgcattgcaatgCTTGAAGTGTCACTACAAAaccgggttcaatcccaggctttatcacaactggctgtgactgggagtcccatagggcagcgcataaTTGgcacagcgttgtccgggttaggggagggtttggctgggggggcctgcaggctgacttcggttgtcagttgaacattgtttcctccgacacagtggtgtggctggcttccgggttaagcaggcaGGTGTTAAGGAGTGTGGTTTGGcgagttgtgtttcggaggacacatgactcgacTTTCGCCTCTCCTGAGCACATTGGGGACTTGCtgtgatgagacaagattgtaaatggatatcatgaaattggggagaaaaagggttgTAAATAAAATGTGACTGGTGGCACACTGGTATCATATCTTTCATTTTCACCTCCATTTTCCTAACCCAGACAACAAGCCTCCAACCATTCCCCCTTGCAACCTTCCACAATTCCCCCTTCTTCTACCACTGCTGGACCCAAATGCCAGAGCCCAGGAGGCTGACAGTGGCTTGTGATCTAACGCAAACAGCCCACTGAATACCCCATTCAATACTAGATTGGAGggaaaggagtgtgtgtgtgtgtgtgtgtgtgtgtgtgtgtgtgtgtgtgtgtgtgtgtgtgtgtgtgtgtgtgtgtgtgtgtgtgtgtgtgtgtgtgtgtgtgtgtgtgcgtgcgtgcgtgtgtgtgtgtgcaagagagagagggggtctttATCTTGGGCTCTCTGACTGAAAGGATTTGTGGGAAGAAAACAGAGTGAGAAATTCACCACTGAGGTCTGTGTACTGCACCTGCTTTGTCTGGGCATCAATGTAGCACCAATAAGGACACCTACTTGAcacgtgcttctacatctgcattgcttgctgtttggggttttaggctgggtttctgtacagcactttgtgacatcaactgatgtaaaaatggctttgtaaatacatttgattgattgatacttcGATGATGTATCATATTTAAGATGGTTTTGAATTAGGACTATACATGCTCTATAACGCCTTTATACGTTGGGAAAAAGTGGGATCCTTTATATGAGGAAAGATTTGCCAATAAATCATAGGTTCGATTTCAACTGATCAAAAATAATCTCCTATCTTCTCCAAGTATTCCACTTGTTTGCATCATGTAGTTTTTCGCATGGCCTCAATGCATCATTTATGCATCACTTCAATTTACTATAACCTACAACAACCCTTTTTAATCACCAATGTCACATTTGAGGTTGTTTTCAACCTGTTCAGTGGCCGATACACACGTCCACGGGATAGTCCATGCACAAATGACAACTGAACAGTTTAAAAAATCAACAATAATCATACGAACAATTTCTAAATATATACGGCTCCACAATTACAAACATACTGCAGGTCTTACCATAACGCCAGTGTTTCGATGGTATTCTGGGCTAAAACAGACCAACGAAAAACAAAT
Encoded proteins:
- the LOC118393777 gene encoding WSC domain-containing protein 1-like isoform X1, whose amino-acid sequence is MEWNLLLKRLKVERQAEIKRGSMAKPLYRLQRFLRRAQLFLLFLGVAYIMAGSVLLLQRASLVVTQRGATSPPLPSLPSIPSPPRALELGMPPVRVGGYRDRSSRIMARGQGYQPGSPLDNRTGTRWLMSRNLEIRHLRRRWFHSLMTEKDMSQVERSTPRRNVPHKGSYIGCFLDNSKERALRGSVFTDFRKMTSTMCQDTCSARLNCTESVYLECSHSGYQFAGLEYGSECYCGNHITSLRVRDKECNLDCKGEKGSLCGGVGRLSVFTVEDMLPGQRRYRNVRYRGCFREPENSSSTSLVHVLQLNLTSQSCIEACMNKEFPLAMLRSPDCFCGYATPDFTLHEPAEEEHCSQSNTTEASLPSTLQRFYQVYQTPVQDSRCTEKNFLPEKSSSLVALSSFPGAGNTWVRHLIELATGYYTGSYYFDGTLYNRGFKGEKDYWKSGRTICVKTHESGRREIEMYDSVILLIRSPYRSLMAEFNRKCAGHLGYASDQHWKTKEWPEFVSSYASWWASHVLDWLRFGQRVLVVHFEELQTALVPRLRSIASFLNTTVTEDRLLCAESNQDGHFKRSGARQPTFDPFTPDMRGLIDGLIRVVDQALRDRNHTGLPLEYLPR
- the LOC118393777 gene encoding WSC domain-containing protein 1-like isoform X2 is translated as MEWNLLLKRLKVERQAEIKRGSMAKPLYRLQRFLRRAQLFLLFLGVAYIMAGSVLLLQRASLVVTQRGATSPPLPSLPSIPSPPRALELGMPPVRVGGYRDRSSRIMARGQGYQPGSPLDNRTGTRWLMSRNLEIRHLRRRWFHSLMTEKDMSQVERSTPRRNVPHKGSYIGCFLDNSKERALRGSVFTDFRKMTSTMCQDTCSASGYQFAGLEYGSECYCGNHITSLRVRDKECNLDCKGEKGSLCGGVGRLSVFTVEDMLPGQRRYRNVRYRGCFREPENSSSTSLVHVLQLNLTSQSCIEACMNKEFPLAMLRSPDCFCGYATPDFTLHEPAEEEHCSQSNTTEASLPSTLQRFYQVYQTPVQDSRCTEKNFLPEKSSSLVALSSFPGAGNTWVRHLIELATGYYTGSYYFDGTLYNRGFKGEKDYWKSGRTICVKTHESGRREIEMYDSVILLIRSPYRSLMAEFNRKCAGHLGYASDQHWKTKEWPEFVSSYASWWASHVLDWLRFGQRVLVVHFEELQTALVPRLRSIASFLNTTVTEDRLLCAESNQDGHFKRSGARQPTFDPFTPDMRGLIDGLIRVVDQALRDRNHTGLPLEYLPR
- the LOC118393777 gene encoding WSC domain-containing protein 1-like isoform X3, which codes for MAKPLYRLQRFLRRAQLFLLFLGVAYIMAGSVLLLQRASLVVTQRGATSPPLPSLPSIPSPPRALELGMPPVRVGGYRDRSSRIMARGQGYQPGSPLDNRTGTRWLMSRNLEIRHLRRRWFHSLMTEKDMSQVERSTPRRNVPHKGSYIGCFLDNSKERALRGSVFTDFRKMTSTMCQDTCSARLNCTESVYLECSHSGYQFAGLEYGSECYCGNHITSLRVRDKECNLDCKGEKGSLCGGVGRLSVFTVEDMLPGQRRYRNVRYRGCFREPENSSSTSLVHVLQLNLTSQSCIEACMNKEFPLAMLRSPDCFCGYATPDFTLHEPAEEEHCSQSNTTEASLPSTLQRFYQVYQTPVQDSRCTEKNFLPEKSSSLVALSSFPGAGNTWVRHLIELATGYYTGSYYFDGTLYNRGFKGEKDYWKSGRTICVKTHESGRREIEMYDSVILLIRSPYRSLMAEFNRKCAGHLGYASDQHWKTKEWPEFVSSYASWWASHVLDWLRFGQRVLVVHFEELQTALVPRLRSIASFLNTTVTEDRLLCAESNQDGHFKRSGARQPTFDPFTPDMRGLIDGLIRVVDQALRDRNHTGLPLEYLPR